The Methanobrevibacter sp. genome includes a window with the following:
- a CDS encoding pyrroline-5-carboxylate reductase dimerization domain-containing protein, with protein sequence MKIGVIGYGNMGSMIVNNILKLNLLLDDEELIVSNRHLNKFESLIEEYPEENLNITSDNKEVATQCEKILISVETPQFKEIIQEIKPFINEKTHIIYTCAGLNFSHIKKFYDGKLSLVIPTLASTVTSNNSISSLARRKGVTLVKHNSKVELHERLFVEDLFNEFSIVKKIDDPIYFNEEEDNLHPKDNELEISTIISSCGPAFIAMMIEKFAQSCTDLSNLSKDEIEEMILKTVIGTSMLKDDQELSNWDIINKVATKKGITQEGVDLLDKKFNKISKDLVKTLLNRYDEVNDEMNESYLN encoded by the coding sequence ATGAAAATAGGAGTTATCGGCTACGGAAATATGGGTTCAATGATAGTAAATAACATCTTGAAACTTAATTTACTATTGGACGATGAAGAATTAATTGTTTCAAATAGACACCTTAATAAATTTGAAAGTTTAATTGAAGAATATCCAGAAGAAAATCTAAACATTACTTCAGATAACAAAGAAGTCGCAACACAATGTGAAAAGATCCTTATTTCCGTAGAAACTCCTCAATTCAAGGAAATCATCCAAGAAATAAAACCATTCATCAATGAGAAGACCCATATCATCTACACTTGTGCAGGACTTAATTTCAGCCATATCAAAAAATTCTATGACGGCAAATTAAGCTTGGTCATTCCCACCTTGGCTTCAACAGTCACTTCCAACAATTCAATAAGCTCACTGGCAAGAAGAAAGGGAGTCACACTCGTAAAGCATAACTCAAAAGTGGAATTGCATGAAAGACTCTTTGTTGAAGACCTGTTCAATGAATTCAGCATAGTTAAAAAAATTGATGACCCTATCTACTTCAATGAGGAGGAGGACAATCTTCATCCGAAGGACAATGAATTGGAAATCAGCACAATAATAAGCAGCTGCGGACCTGCCTTCATTGCAATGATGATTGAAAAATTCGCTCAAAGCTGCACAGATCTCTCAAACCTTTCCAAAGATGAAATAGAGGAAATGATCTTAAAGACAGTCATTGGAACTTCAATGTTAAAGGATGACCAAGAATTAAGCAATTGGGACATCATCAATAAAGTGGCTACCAAAAAAGGAATCACCCAAGAGGGAGTCGACTTATTGGATAAGAAATTCAATAAAATTAGTAAAGACCTAGTCAAAACCTTATTGAACAGATATGATGAAGTCAATGATGAAATGAATGAATCATATCTTA
- a CDS encoding alpha/beta hydrolase, which translates to MTIENQTDDKMTLRYFNDLAYEEIGEENNKTILFLHTKLLDKWIWIRQKENHAQYFNGFHCIFMDLPNHGDSKSEDDFSIRNSSLEIAKFIEKLIEEKNIEKVNLVALGIGGSVAIEIINENPRLIDNLILSGLEIADHKEIEKDSIVNRLAKTQSEYLNEKPDSFITKAYLRYFGINREHYKDVERILDRSIKEERRISFESLNYTVPKSLKDNDEIIEKDNVLIIYGSKEDLDCAKSAIQLRNIFKNAKLVEIIRGNHLWNIIDHDLFNNIISDFIRLNHIEGNSRIMILE; encoded by the coding sequence TTGACAATTGAAAATCAAACCGATGATAAAATGACTTTAAGATACTTCAATGATTTGGCATACGAGGAAATCGGAGAGGAAAACAACAAGACAATCCTCTTTTTGCATACAAAATTATTGGACAAATGGATTTGGATTAGGCAAAAGGAGAATCATGCACAATATTTTAATGGTTTTCACTGCATCTTTATGGATTTGCCGAATCATGGAGATAGCAAGTCTGAAGATGATTTTTCCATTAGGAACTCATCTCTTGAAATCGCAAAATTCATAGAAAAATTAATCGAAGAGAAGAACATTGAAAAGGTAAACTTAGTGGCCTTAGGAATTGGAGGGTCAGTAGCCATTGAAATAATTAATGAAAATCCAAGATTAATTGACAATCTGATATTGTCTGGGCTTGAAATAGCTGACCATAAGGAAATCGAAAAAGACAGCATTGTGAATAGGCTGGCCAAGACACAATCAGAATACTTGAATGAAAAGCCCGACTCATTCATAACAAAAGCCTATCTCAGATACTTTGGAATCAATAGGGAACATTACAAAGACGTTGAAAGGATTCTGGACAGATCCATCAAGGAAGAAAGAAGAATATCTTTTGAATCATTGAACTATACAGTTCCCAAAAGCCTGAAGGACAATGATGAAATCATTGAAAAGGACAATGTATTGATCATCTATGGAAGCAAAGAGGATTTGGATTGTGCAAAATCTGCAATCCAACTGAGGAACATATTTAAAAATGCCAAATTGGTAGAGATCATAAGGGGAAACCACCTTTGGAACATAATAGACCATGATCTCTTCAACAACATAATATCCGATTTTATTAGATTGAACCATATTGAAGGAAATTCTAGAATAATGATTTTAGAATAA